One stretch of Sinomonas terrae DNA includes these proteins:
- a CDS encoding ABC transporter substrate-binding protein, which yields MTFSAKLAAKGAVVLAVSALALTACTNASEQGGGAQPSNSGSAAASFDPTTVQKDDSLASQVPAAIKSKGTLTVGSDTTYAPAEFLGGSDNHTPMGYDVDFAKAIAATLGLKADVQTADFTGILPALGPKYDLGISSFTITNERLKAVNFVSYFNAGVAWAVQKGNPKNFSVSDVCGKTVGVQTGTTEADEVKALSDKCTSSGKQAINIVSLAAQTDLNTRLVNGALDAMSADSPVISYAIQQTNGALEKVGDTTEMAPEGIAVAKSDTALADLVQKVMTKLISDGSYKKILDTWNNADGAVTKSEVNPSVSS from the coding sequence ATGACTTTCTCCGCGAAGCTCGCCGCCAAGGGCGCGGTGGTCCTCGCCGTCAGCGCACTCGCACTGACGGCCTGCACCAACGCATCCGAACAAGGCGGGGGCGCCCAGCCCAGCAACTCGGGCTCGGCTGCCGCCAGCTTCGACCCCACCACGGTGCAGAAGGACGATTCGCTGGCGTCCCAGGTGCCCGCCGCGATCAAGTCCAAGGGCACGCTCACCGTCGGCTCTGACACGACGTACGCGCCGGCCGAATTCCTGGGGGGCTCGGACAATCACACTCCGATGGGCTACGACGTCGACTTCGCCAAGGCCATCGCGGCGACGCTCGGCCTCAAGGCGGACGTCCAGACGGCCGACTTCACGGGCATCCTCCCCGCCCTCGGCCCGAAGTACGACCTGGGCATCAGCTCCTTCACCATCACCAACGAACGCCTCAAGGCGGTCAACTTCGTGAGCTACTTCAACGCGGGCGTCGCGTGGGCAGTGCAGAAGGGCAACCCGAAGAACTTCTCGGTCAGCGATGTGTGTGGGAAGACGGTCGGCGTCCAGACCGGCACGACCGAGGCTGACGAGGTGAAGGCGCTCAGCGACAAGTGCACCTCCTCGGGCAAGCAGGCGATCAACATCGTCTCCCTCGCGGCGCAGACGGACCTCAACACCCGCCTCGTCAACGGGGCCCTCGATGCGATGTCGGCGGATTCGCCCGTCATCAGCTACGCGATCCAGCAGACCAACGGCGCGCTCGAGAAGGTCGGCGACACGACCGAGATGGCCCCTGAGGGCATCGCGGTCGCCAAGAGCGACACCGCCCTTGCCGACCTCGTCCAGAAGGTGATGACCAAGCTCATCTCCGACGGCTCCTACAAGAAGATCCTCGACACTTGGAACAACGCCGACGGCGCCGTCACCAAGTCCGAGGTCAACCCGTCCGTCTCCTCGTGA